The genomic stretch GCCACCGCCGACGGCCACGACCTCGCCGCGCCCTTTGCCGCCGCCGAGTCCGACCCCGCCGGTCCCCTCCGCGCCGCCATCCGCGCCGCCATCGAAGCGCTCGAAGCCCGCGGCATCGAACTCAAAGACCCCGCCCGCGGCCTCATCGACTTCCCCCACCGCCGCGGTGACCGCATCGTCTACCTCTGCTACGAGCTCGGCGAACCCACCATCACCAGCTGGCACGACGTCGACGCCGGCTACGCCGGCCGCCAGCCGCTCTGACCGTTCCCCCGGACTCCCTATAATCCCGCCAACCACCCCGCGGGAGCCGCAGCATGTCCACCGTCTACCCCGTGCGCGATATCTTCGTCCAGGCGAACGGCCTCCGGCATCACCTCCTCGCCCGCGGCGCCCCCGGCGCACCCGTCGTCCTCATGATCCACGGCCTCGCCGGCCAGGCCCACACCTTCGACGCCATCGCCAACATCCTCGCCGCCCGCTACCACGTCTACTGCCTCGACGTCCGCGGCCGCGGCGAATCCGAATGGGGCCCGCCCGACCAGTACAACATCGACACCTACGTCGAAGACCTCGAAGCCGTCCGCGAGGCCCTCGGCCTCCAGCGCTTCGCCCTCGTCGGCACCTCCATGGGCGGCCTCATCACCATGCAGTACGCCCCACGCTTCCCCGAACGGGTTTCGCGCGCCGTCCTCAACGATATCGGCCCCGAAATCGACCCCGCCGGCCTCCAGCGCATCCTCGCCTACGTCCAGAACGCCCCTGAGATGTTCGCCGACCTCAAAGCCGTCGTCCGCTACTACCGCGAACACTACGCCCCTATGGTCGCCCACCTCAACGACGACCAGCTCGCCGAGTTCGCCCGCTACAACGTCCGCCGCTCCGATTCCGGCGTTTACGTCTGGAAGATGGACCCCGCCGTCCGCACCGCCCCCCCGAAACCCCCGGCCCTCGACCCGTGGGACGCCTTCCGCGCCATGGAGTGCCCCGTGCTCATCATCCGCGGCGCCCAGAGCGACGTCCTCTCCGCCGAGACGGCCCGCAAAATGCTCGAGGCGAACCCCCGCGCCCGCCTCGTTGAAGTCCCCGGCGTCGGCCACGCCCCGCTCCTTGTCGAGCCGGAGGCCCGGAAGGCCCTCGAAACCTTCCTCGCCGAAGGCGCCTGAGGCCGCCCTCCCGTTGACAGCCGTCCGCCGCCGTCCTACCTTGAGCACCTCAACTGAAGAGCAGGCGACGAACGGGAAAAGTACCCTGCGAAGCGAGCCTCCAGAGAGCCGGGGCAGCTGAAAACCGGCGGCGGCGCAGCAGGCGAATGGGCCCGGGAGCCCCGCAGCCCAACCCTCGCACCCCGCGGGGCAGTAGGTTGCGGCGGAGTGGCACCGTTATCACAGCCATGGCCCTCGCGGGCATTCGCCCGCGGCGGCTGAAGAGTGCCCCGCCGGCGCAAGCCGCGGGGAACAAAGGTGGCACCGCGAGCGACCCCTCGTCCTTTGGCTGACGAGGGGTCGTTTTGCTTCGCAGGCCTCCGCCTGCATCCCGCATCACCCGCATGGAGGGGACTCCCATGGCAACCCGCAAATTCCTCCTCAGCGACGACCGCATCCCCACCCACTGGTACAACATTGCGGCCGACCTCCCCACGCCGCCCCCTCCGCCGCTCCACCCCGCCACCCACCAGCCCATCGGCCCCGAAGCGCTCGCCCCGCTCTTCCCCATGGAGCTCATCAAGCAGGAAGTCAGCACCGAGCGCTACATCGAAATCCCCGAAGAAGTGCGCCGCATCTACAGCATCTGGCGCCCCTCGCCGCTCTTCCGCGCCACCTTCCTTGAGCAGGCGCTCCAGACCCCGGCCCACATCTATTACAAATACGAAGGCGTCTCCCCCTCCGGCTCCCACAAGCCCAACACCGCCGTCGCCCAGGCCTACTACAACAAACAGGAAGGCGTGAAGCGCATCGCCACCGAAACCGGCGCCGGCCAGTGGGGGTCCTCCCTCGCATTCGCCTGCCAGATCTTCGGCCTCGAATGCAAGGTCTACATGGTCCGCGTCTCCTACAACCAGAAACCCTACCGCCGCTCCCTCATGCAGGTCTGGGGCGGCACCGTTGTCCCCAGCCCCAGCCCCGACACCGAAGCCGGCCGCAGAATCCTCGCCGAAGACCCCGAAAACTCCGGCTCCCTCGGCATCGCCATCTCCGAGGCCGTCGAAGACGCCGCCATGCGCGAAGACACGAAGTACTCCCTCGGCAGCGTCCTCAACCACGTCCTCCTCCACCAGACCGTCATCGGCCAGGAGGCCATCGCCCAGATGGAGATGGCCGGCGAATACCCCGACGTCGTCATCGGCTGCGCCGGCGGCGGCTCAAATGCTGCCGGACTCATCTTCCCCTTCATGAAGGACCGCCTCGCCGGCAAAACCGCCACCCGCTTCCTCGCCGTTGAGCCCGCCTCCTGCCCCTCTCTTACCAAGGGTGAATACCGCTACGACTTCGGTGATACCGCCGGGCTCACCCCGCTCATGAAGATGTACACCCTCGGCCACACCTTCATGCCCCCGGGCATCCACGCCGGCGGCCTGCGGTACCACGCCATGGCCCCGCTCATCTGCCACCTCTACGACCAGGGCTACATCGAAGCCCGCGCCTACCCCCAGAATGCCTGCTTCGAAGCCGCCACCCTCTTCGCCCGCACCGAAGGTATCGTTCCCGCCCCCGAAAGCTCCCACGCTATCCGCGCCGCCATCGACGAAGCCATCCAGGCCCGCGAGGAGGGCCGCTCCCGCGTCATCCTCTTCAACCTCTCCGGCCACGGCCTCCTCGACCTCCAGGCCTACGACGACTACCTCGCCGGCAAACTCATCGACGACTTCTACCCTGAAGAGAAGGTCCGCGAGGCGATGAAGGACCTCCCCGTCATCTAACGCCCGCGCCAGCTATCCTGAAAGCACCACACCCCAGACCACACCCGGAGTACCCGCCGTGTCCATGCTCGCCGTCTCCACCGAATTCGAAGCCCGCCTCAAGGCCGTCCTCGAGGCCAAGTCCATGCTCAAGCACCCCTTCTACGTCGAGTGGACCCAGGGCACCCTCCCCATGCACAAAATGCAGGAGTACGCCCGCCAGTACTACCACTTCGAGGCCGCCTTCCCGCGCTTCCTCTCCGCCATCCACACCCGCACCGAGAGCCCCAAGATCCGCCAGCTCATCCTCGATAACCTCTGGGACGAAGAGCACGGCGAACGGAACCACCCAACCCTCTGGCTCGAATTCGCCCGCGCCGTCGGCGTCGAACCGGACGAGGTCATCACCGCCGAGCTTCGCCCCGAAACCCGCGCCCTCGTCGACCACTTCCGCCAGGTGACCTCCACCGCCCCCATCGCCGAGGCGCTCGGCACCCTCTTCGCCTACGAAGGGCAGGTCCCCGCCATCGCCTGGCAGAAGATCAAAGGCCTCACGGAGTTCTACGGCTTCGAGCCGAAGCAGTTCGAATTCTTCTCCGTCCATCTCGTCGCCGATATCGCCCACTCCGGCGCCGAAATGGAGGCCATCGCCGAGGCCTGCACCGATGAAGACGCCGTCATCCGCGCCGTCGACACCGCCTGCGACCGCCTCCTCGCCTTCCTCGACGGCTGCTACGCCGCTGCCGCCTGATATGACGTCCGCCGACCACCACGACATCGAGGCCTGGAACACGGCCATCCGGCTCGCCGCGTCCATCGGCCGCCTGAAGATCGGCT from Tepidiforma thermophila encodes the following:
- a CDS encoding TrpB-like pyridoxal phosphate-dependent enzyme — encoded protein: MATRKFLLSDDRIPTHWYNIAADLPTPPPPPLHPATHQPIGPEALAPLFPMELIKQEVSTERYIEIPEEVRRIYSIWRPSPLFRATFLEQALQTPAHIYYKYEGVSPSGSHKPNTAVAQAYYNKQEGVKRIATETGAGQWGSSLAFACQIFGLECKVYMVRVSYNQKPYRRSLMQVWGGTVVPSPSPDTEAGRRILAEDPENSGSLGIAISEAVEDAAMREDTKYSLGSVLNHVLLHQTVIGQEAIAQMEMAGEYPDVVIGCAGGGSNAAGLIFPFMKDRLAGKTATRFLAVEPASCPSLTKGEYRYDFGDTAGLTPLMKMYTLGHTFMPPGIHAGGLRYHAMAPLICHLYDQGYIEARAYPQNACFEAATLFARTEGIVPAPESSHAIRAAIDEAIQAREEGRSRVILFNLSGHGLLDLQAYDDYLAGKLIDDFYPEEKVREAMKDLPVI
- a CDS encoding DUF2203 domain-containing protein, which encodes MPPAMRLFTLEEARATLPEVIPILERLRQASLELRAIAAARAAAARGATADGHDLAAPFAAAESDPAGPLRAAIRAAIEALEARGIELKDPARGLIDFPHRRGDRIVYLCYELGEPTITSWHDVDAGYAGRQPL
- a CDS encoding CADD family putative folate metabolism protein, with the protein product MLAVSTEFEARLKAVLEAKSMLKHPFYVEWTQGTLPMHKMQEYARQYYHFEAAFPRFLSAIHTRTESPKIRQLILDNLWDEEHGERNHPTLWLEFARAVGVEPDEVITAELRPETRALVDHFRQVTSTAPIAEALGTLFAYEGQVPAIAWQKIKGLTEFYGFEPKQFEFFSVHLVADIAHSGAEMEAIAEACTDEDAVIRAVDTACDRLLAFLDGCYAAAA
- a CDS encoding alpha/beta fold hydrolase; this translates as MSTVYPVRDIFVQANGLRHHLLARGAPGAPVVLMIHGLAGQAHTFDAIANILAARYHVYCLDVRGRGESEWGPPDQYNIDTYVEDLEAVREALGLQRFALVGTSMGGLITMQYAPRFPERVSRAVLNDIGPEIDPAGLQRILAYVQNAPEMFADLKAVVRYYREHYAPMVAHLNDDQLAEFARYNVRRSDSGVYVWKMDPAVRTAPPKPPALDPWDAFRAMECPVLIIRGAQSDVLSAETARKMLEANPRARLVEVPGVGHAPLLVEPEARKALETFLAEGA